Proteins encoded by one window of Lycium barbarum isolate Lr01 chromosome 11, ASM1917538v2, whole genome shotgun sequence:
- the LOC132618944 gene encoding BI1-like protein has protein sequence MFASDGRVQGDVEEGTTPLLYPGTGNEENELLWSFLRKIYYILASQAILTTVVSAITVFCTPINNLLHGMNTFLLILLILLPLLFVLPSWIYSYCYLLCNQCYSFLRVYSAVVEAPNQLARSVKWTFETIL, from the exons ATGTTCGCTAGTGATGGTAGAGTGCAAGGTGACGTAGAAGAAGGAACAACGCCCCTGCTGTATCCAGGCACTGGAAATGAGGAAAATGAGTTGCTTTGGAGTTTCCTTCGCAAAATTTATTATATCCTTGCCTCTCAGGCCATCCTAACCACCGTCGTCTCCGCAATCACCGTCTTTTGCACTCCCATTAACAACCTCCTTCATGGCATGAACACCTTCCTTCTCATTCTCCTCATTTTACTACCACTCCTAT TTGTTCTTCCCTCTTGGATCTATAGCTACTGCTATTTACTGTGCAATCAGTGTTATAGCTTTCTGCGCGTATATTCTGCGGTTGTTGAGGCCCCGAATCAACTAGCTAGGTCTGTGAAGTGGACATTTGAAACAATTTTATGA